TTTTCTATCCGCTGGCGGAAGCTCACCTGGGGATCAACGACTTGATCGACGTGAAGAACGACCGGGCCCGGGGGATGAAGGCGATCCCGATCCTGTACGGGATCAACGGGGCAAAAGCGTGGATCGCCGGGTTTTCACTGCTCCACCTGCTGGTCGGCGGCTCACTCTTGTATTTTTATGGCAGCGTCGTTCCCGTCTGGTTCCTGCTCGGCTTTATCCTGATCATTATCGCCAATGTTATCTGCCTGCAGGAAAAACTGCCGATCCCGAAGCTGGCCGCCTTGCCTCTCATCCACCTGACGATGTTCGTCTATTCCCTGGCGGTGATCTTCAGGTAATCGGCCGCTTTGTCCATGATCGCCAGGGCTTTGTCCGGCTCTTCCAGAATGTCGGCGATCACTTCGAACGGGTCGGCGCACGTTGCCGTTAACCGGCCGAACTCGGGATAGAGGTTAGCAGCCAGCCGATACAAGTCGCCCGCCATTCCCCGGCTGATCATGATCAGGACCGGGTCAAAATTGGCGTCGGCAATGATCCGGGGAAGCGTGTTCTCGACCAGGTCGCCGATCGGGTACAACCCGAGATACATGTATAATCCGGCCGGGTAGACAAAACCGAGCGGATCAACGGCAATAGTATCCTCGGCGATTTGCTCGACCCGGCGGTAAGAATCGAGCTCCAGCAACGGACTATTTTCCCGGATGATCGCCCCGAGCGGCATTTCTCTTAGGACCTTCGCGCGGCCTACCATTAAAGGGAAATTGTTCAAGACCCTGAGGCGCTTCTCTCCGGTCTGGAACAGGTACCCCAAACCGGTTAGCCTGTCGCCCAACCGGTGATTCATGATCTCGATCCCTTCCTCTGCGGGGATCGGCTGGTCGTGCAAAGCCTCGATGACGATCTGTCCATTAAGGCCGCTCTCACCGAACAAGCGGACAAAATTAATAAGCCCCCTGGCTTCCTCTTCGGAACGCGACAAAGCGTAAGAAAGGTTGAATTGTAAAACGTTCTCTGTCCGGCTTCCCCACCCGTTCTGCCAGAGCCGGTCGAACAATCTGACGGCGGTCAACTCCGGCATTTTGGTGTTGGTCTGGATCGCCAGCAGCCATGCCGCCCTGATAGCCAGCGCCGCCGCTCCCAGTAAAGTTTCAAAGCGGGTGGTCGGTTCTCCGCCGGTCAAAACGACCGCGGGAATACCGCTCTCTCTTGCTCCAACAAGCGCTTTGGCCATGATCTCCGGCGACATTAACTCTTTCCCGTCAGGCCCAACGCTGGCGGAACAGTAAGCGCACCGAGAATTACAGCGATCGGTCAAGCCAAGGCCGAGTTTTAACGGATGGAAATCGCCCGCCCCGCCAACACCGGCGCTTTTGACCCGGTTGATAATCGCCTGCCGGGTGGCAAGAAAATTACTGGCCTGCCTGGTTTTGTTTGCCGCGAGCATACCCTTTTTATCGCCCGGCAGTCCCCGACATTTCACCCATTAATGCTTTTGGTTCCTCAGTTCCCCAGTCCCTTTTCCCCATTTCTGTTATAATACCAGCGTGAAAAAACGAGCCGTTGATCTTTTCCTGCTGGCGATCGGCCTTTTTGCGCTTGTCGGTTGCGGCCAGCAAAGCCAACCCTCGACCGGCCCGATCTTTACCGATCCGCTCGTTAAACTGGCCGAACTTTCCAGCCAGGACTTTACCACGAAGCTTTTTTATGAAGCGGTGGTGCTGGAACCGAAACTGCAACGGGCCGGCGTCCGCGTCAGCTACGGGTTCTGGTCGCGTTCGCCGAACCGCGACAACCTGATCGTGCTCCTTAACGCGATCAACGGCTATACCTCGACCGAAACTTACCGGGCGATCTGGGATGAAGGGACGACGACGTCGACCGCCCAGCAATATCCCTCTTATATCACGATGAACAAGGAATACTGGTACGAACGCGCTTACCCGCTGAGCGACGGGACCGTCTCGATCGAAGGGGTCCATTACACCGACCCGCACCCGGTCACCACGTTTGAAGCCGACCTGATCTGGGGAGAATATTCCCAGCGTTATGCCGATATGGCGACATTGATCCGGCAGGCAACGGGGATAACAGTGGAGGCGTGGTGTTTCGTCCAGGGGGCGCGGGCGACCAGGATATTTTACGCTTTTGAGTTACCGGAGCTGACCTTGCTGGAAGCGGCCGGCGATGCTTATGTCCACTTCGCGACGACCTACGAAGCGAGC
This window of the Candidatus Margulisiibacteriota bacterium genome carries:
- a CDS encoding radical SAM protein gives rise to the protein MLAANKTRQASNFLATRQAIINRVKSAGVGGAGDFHPLKLGLGLTDRCNSRCAYCSASVGPDGKELMSPEIMAKALVGARESGIPAVVLTGGEPTTRFETLLGAAALAIRAAWLLAIQTNTKMPELTAVRLFDRLWQNGWGSRTENVLQFNLSYALSRSEEEARGLINFVRLFGESGLNGQIVIEALHDQPIPAEEGIEIMNHRLGDRLTGLGYLFQTGEKRLRVLNNFPLMVGRAKVLREMPLGAIIRENSPLLELDSYRRVEQIAEDTIAVDPLGFVYPAGLYMYLGLYPIGDLVENTLPRIIADANFDPVLIMISRGMAGDLYRLAANLYPEFGRLTATCADPFEVIADILEEPDKALAIMDKAADYLKITARE